The Haloplanus salinarum genome includes a region encoding these proteins:
- the sucC gene encoding ADP-forming succinate--CoA ligase subunit beta, giving the protein MRLHEYQAKGIFADAGIPTPDSRLATSVDEAVDAGAELGYPVAVKAQVHVGGRGKAGGIEIATDDDELREAADAILGMDLKGYHVDRVLVESAVDFTNELYLGVTMDRGEGEPVAMVSSEGGVDIESVAEETPEAIAREAVDPAFGLHPYQARKAVYESGIPRDVSRAVASVLETLYDLWESKDASEAEINPLMVTDGGDVVAADAVLNVDDDALFRHPDLADMEEESYTDDLERKAGEYGFDYVRLSGNVGIIGNGAGLVMATLDLVDHYGGDPANFLDIGGGAKAERVANALDMVFSDPNVDSVVFNIFGGITRGDEVARGINDALSQFDEIPKPVVVRLAGTNASEGMEILDTSLVQVEGTLEDAVQRAVANAEEVDS; this is encoded by the coding sequence ATGAGACTCCACGAGTATCAGGCGAAGGGTATCTTCGCCGACGCCGGGATCCCGACGCCCGACTCCCGGCTGGCGACGAGCGTCGACGAGGCCGTCGACGCCGGGGCCGAACTCGGCTACCCGGTGGCGGTCAAAGCACAGGTCCACGTCGGCGGCCGCGGCAAGGCCGGCGGTATCGAGATCGCGACCGACGACGACGAACTCCGGGAGGCCGCCGACGCCATCCTCGGGATGGACCTCAAGGGCTACCACGTCGACCGCGTCCTCGTCGAGTCGGCCGTCGACTTCACGAACGAACTCTACCTCGGCGTGACGATGGACCGCGGCGAGGGCGAACCCGTCGCGATGGTCTCCTCCGAGGGCGGCGTCGACATCGAGTCGGTCGCCGAGGAGACGCCCGAGGCCATCGCCCGCGAGGCGGTCGATCCCGCGTTCGGTCTCCATCCCTACCAGGCCCGGAAGGCCGTCTACGAGTCGGGGATCCCCCGTGACGTCTCCCGTGCGGTCGCGAGCGTCCTCGAGACGCTGTACGACCTCTGGGAGAGTAAGGACGCGAGCGAGGCCGAGATCAACCCGCTGATGGTGACCGACGGCGGCGACGTCGTCGCCGCGGACGCCGTGTTGAACGTCGACGACGACGCGCTCTTTCGCCACCCCGACCTCGCGGACATGGAGGAGGAGTCCTACACCGACGACCTCGAACGCAAGGCCGGCGAGTACGGGTTCGACTACGTCCGCCTGTCGGGCAACGTCGGCATCATCGGCAACGGTGCCGGCCTCGTGATGGCGACGCTGGATCTCGTGGACCACTACGGCGGCGACCCCGCGAACTTCCTCGACATCGGTGGCGGCGCCAAGGCCGAACGCGTCGCCAACGCCCTCGATATGGTCTTCTCAGACCCCAACGTCGACTCGGTCGTGTTCAACATCTTCGGCGGCATCACCCGCGGCGACGAGGTGGCCCGCGGCATCAACGACGCGCTCTCGCAGTTCGACGAGATCCCCAAACCCGTCGTGGTCCGCCTCGCCGGCACCAACGCCAGCGAGGGGATGGAGATCCTCGACACCAGCCTCGTCCAGGTCGAGGGGACCCTAGAGGACGCGGTGCAACGTGCCGTCGCCAACGCCGAGGAGGTCGATTCATGA
- a CDS encoding sodium-dependent transporter encodes MSQRETWATRVGFILAAVGSAVGLGNVWQFPFQTGANGGAAFIVVYLAAVFLIGFPAMLAEFVIGRRAERNPIDAFARLGHRDWRVVGVLGTLSAFWILAFYSVVGGWVIRYIVGSATGAYFSGSEAYFGAIAAGPDAVGLHAVFMALTVGVVALGVTDGIERSTKLMVPSIVLLLGGLAVWAVTLDGGGAGYAYYLSPDIDTLVANIGSILPAAVGQAFFTLSLGMGAMLTYASYLGRDDSLPADGATIVVLNTFVGLLAGLVVFPILFSLGIEPGSGGLGAAFITLAGAFAQLPAGRLLGVVFFVVLLLAALSSAISLLEVVTAYLVDNTDRSRSTLAVALGAAIFALGVPSAFGLPILSWYNAIAYNLLLPLSVLCLLLFVGWVDTDDAVAELRRGTGLGEGGAVAWLWFVRTVVPLGVLVTLLLGLQSLAVRAGLLAEAVV; translated from the coding sequence ATGTCACAGAGAGAGACGTGGGCGACGCGGGTCGGCTTCATCCTCGCGGCCGTCGGAAGCGCCGTCGGCCTAGGCAACGTCTGGCAGTTCCCGTTCCAGACGGGCGCGAACGGGGGCGCCGCCTTCATCGTCGTCTACCTCGCCGCCGTCTTCCTGATCGGCTTTCCCGCCATGCTCGCGGAGTTCGTGATCGGTCGCCGCGCGGAGCGAAACCCCATCGACGCCTTCGCCCGCCTCGGCCATCGAGACTGGCGCGTCGTCGGCGTCCTCGGCACCCTCTCGGCGTTCTGGATCCTCGCCTTCTACAGCGTCGTCGGCGGCTGGGTGATCCGGTACATCGTCGGGAGCGCCACGGGTGCGTACTTCTCGGGCTCCGAGGCGTACTTCGGCGCCATCGCCGCCGGCCCCGACGCGGTCGGCCTGCACGCCGTCTTCATGGCGCTGACCGTCGGCGTCGTCGCCCTCGGGGTGACCGACGGCATCGAGCGGTCGACGAAACTGATGGTGCCGAGCATCGTCCTCCTGCTCGGCGGCCTCGCCGTCTGGGCCGTGACCCTCGACGGCGGCGGCGCCGGCTACGCCTACTACCTCTCGCCCGACATCGACACCCTGGTCGCGAACATCGGAAGCATCCTCCCGGCCGCGGTCGGGCAGGCCTTCTTCACCCTCTCGCTCGGGATGGGGGCGATGCTCACCTACGCCTCCTATCTCGGCCGCGACGACTCGCTGCCGGCCGACGGCGCGACCATCGTCGTCCTCAATACGTTCGTCGGCCTGCTGGCGGGCCTGGTCGTCTTCCCCATCCTCTTCTCGCTGGGGATCGAACCCGGGAGCGGCGGCCTCGGCGCCGCGTTCATCACTCTCGCGGGCGCGTTCGCGCAGTTGCCCGCCGGACGCCTCCTCGGGGTCGTCTTCTTCGTCGTCCTCCTGCTAGCGGCGCTCTCCTCGGCGATCAGCCTGCTCGAAGTCGTCACTGCCTACCTCGTCGACAACACCGACCGCTCGCGCTCGACGCTAGCGGTGGCCCTCGGCGCCGCCATCTTCGCGCTCGGCGTGCCGAGCGCCTTCGGCCTGCCGATCCTCTCGTGGTACAACGCCATCGCCTACAACCTCCTGCTCCCCCTGTCGGTGCTCTGTCTGCTCCTCTTCGTCGGCTGGGTCGACACCGACGACGCCGTCGCCGAACTCCGTCGAGGCACCGGGCTGGGCGAGGGCGGCGCCGTCGCGTGGCTCTGGTTCGTCCGCACGGTCGTCCCCCTCGGCGTCCTGGTGACGCTCCTGCTCGGCCTACAGTCGCTCGCGGTCCGGGCGGGACTGCTCGCCGAGGCCGTCGTCTAA
- a CDS encoding acyl-CoA carboxylase subunit beta has translation MDERIEELREKRERALLGGGQDRIDSQHSKGKMTARERIDYFLDDGTFREFDQFRTHRTHKFGMEEKQLPGDGVVTGYGEVNGRKTFVFAHDFTVFGGSLGEVMAEKICKVMDKAMDVGAPIVGLNDSAGARIQEGVRSLAGFTDIFHRNQQASGVIPQISSIMGPCAGGAVYSPAITDFVFMVKDTSHMFITGPDVIKTVTGEEVTFEELGGAATHASETGVAHRAFEDEETALDNIRRLLSYLPQNNVEDPPRLDPWDDPDRPADELVDVVPDEPQKPYDMTDVIDAVVDEGSFFEIHGDWARNVVVGFGRLDGRSVGVVANQPRSNAGTLTVDASMKASRFVRFCDAFNVPILTLVDVPGYMPGTDQEHRGIIRHGAKLLYAYSEATVPLLTVITRKAYGGAYCVMASKHLGADVNYAWPSSELAVMGPEGAVNILYSDELDAADDPEARRQDLVEEYREEFANPYTAADRGFIDDVIEPQDTRTRLIDDLEMLATKRVSNPEKKHGNIPI, from the coding sequence ATGGACGAGCGGATCGAGGAACTCCGCGAGAAGCGGGAGCGGGCGCTCCTCGGCGGCGGTCAGGACCGGATCGACTCCCAACACTCGAAGGGGAAGATGACCGCCCGCGAGCGGATCGACTACTTCCTCGACGACGGCACCTTCCGGGAGTTCGACCAGTTCCGGACCCACCGAACTCACAAGTTCGGCATGGAGGAAAAGCAGTTGCCGGGCGACGGGGTCGTCACCGGCTACGGCGAGGTGAACGGGCGCAAGACCTTCGTCTTCGCCCACGACTTCACCGTCTTCGGCGGCTCGCTCGGCGAGGTGATGGCCGAGAAGATCTGTAAGGTGATGGACAAGGCGATGGACGTCGGCGCGCCCATCGTCGGCCTCAACGACTCCGCGGGCGCCCGCATCCAGGAGGGGGTCCGCAGCCTCGCCGGCTTCACCGACATCTTCCACCGTAACCAGCAGGCCAGCGGCGTCATTCCCCAGATTTCGAGCATCATGGGTCCCTGTGCCGGCGGCGCGGTGTACTCCCCCGCCATCACCGACTTCGTCTTCATGGTGAAGGACACGAGCCACATGTTCATCACCGGACCGGACGTGATCAAGACCGTCACCGGCGAGGAGGTCACCTTCGAGGAACTCGGCGGGGCGGCCACCCACGCCTCGGAGACGGGCGTCGCACACCGCGCCTTCGAGGACGAGGAGACGGCCCTCGACAACATCCGTCGCCTGCTCTCCTATCTCCCCCAGAACAACGTCGAGGATCCGCCGCGGCTCGACCCCTGGGACGACCCGGATCGCCCGGCGGACGAACTCGTCGACGTGGTGCCCGACGAACCACAGAAGCCCTACGACATGACCGACGTGATCGACGCCGTCGTCGACGAGGGCTCCTTCTTCGAGATCCACGGCGACTGGGCGCGCAACGTCGTCGTCGGCTTCGGCCGCCTCGACGGCCGCTCGGTGGGTGTCGTCGCCAACCAGCCCCGGTCGAACGCCGGCACCCTCACCGTCGACGCCAGCATGAAAGCTTCGCGGTTCGTCCGCTTCTGTGACGCGTTCAACGTGCCCATCCTCACGCTCGTCGACGTCCCGGGGTACATGCCGGGCACCGACCAGGAACACCGCGGGATCATCCGCCACGGCGCGAAACTGCTCTATGCCTACTCCGAGGCGACCGTGCCGCTACTGACGGTCATCACGCGGAAGGCCTACGGCGGCGCCTACTGCGTCATGGCGTCGAAACACTTGGGCGCGGACGTCAACTACGCGTGGCCGAGCTCCGAACTCGCGGTCATGGGACCGGAGGGGGCCGTGAACATCCTCTACAGCGACGAACTCGACGCGGCCGACGATCCGGAGGCCCGCCGCCAGGACCTCGTCGAGGAGTACCGCGAGGAGTTCGCCAACCCCTACACCGCCGCCGACCGCGGGTTCATCGACGACGTGATCGAACCCCAGGACACCCGGACGCGCCTGATCGACGACCTGGAGATGCTGGCGACCAAGCGCGTCTCGAACCCCGAGAAGAAACACGGCAACATCCCGATCTGA
- a CDS encoding acc operon protein → MYELDVPADADAEEAAAIAAAVGAHVRDGERAAAAAATTPSDEGWDGRRWTFAGRIDGLQSRSVRVPDGAPTDGWTAAGRTDRL, encoded by the coding sequence ATGTACGAACTCGACGTCCCCGCCGACGCCGACGCGGAGGAGGCCGCGGCCATCGCGGCCGCCGTCGGAGCCCACGTCCGTGACGGCGAGCGTGCCGCGGCGGCGGCCGCCACGACCCCGTCCGACGAGGGCTGGGACGGGCGCCGCTGGACCTTCGCCGGGCGGATCGACGGCCTCCAGAGCCGGTCGGTTCGCGTCCCCGACGGGGCGCCGACGGACGGCTGGACGGCCGCGGGTCGCACCGACCGACTCTGA
- a CDS encoding sodium-dependent transporter, whose amino-acid sequence MARETWGTRTGFILAAAGSAVGLGNIWRFPWMTAENGGSAFLLVYLVVVLGVGVPGLLGEFVIGRRARRNPMGALGDLSGSRRWAAVGGVSAITGVALLSFYGVVGGWILRYLLVSLTGPVTGGAAYLADPGAYFEAVSFGVEAAAFHLLFLSLTGLIVLGGVRRGIELGTKVMMPAVLALLVGMAVWVSTRQGAGAGYDFFLAFDLGTIRGDFFSILGPAAGQALFTLSVGAGTMITYASYLDEDRSLPFDGSVIALLNTGVGVLAGLVVFPLLFSQGIDPGSGGPGALFVGIAGAFAALPGGELLAILFFGVVAFAALSSSISMLEIPVAVLVDEAGWSRRRAVGALLALIATTGTITALRPALFDFVAGTLVDLLLTGGLIAFLLFAGWVLGRDAVAEYATGAGPIATRFGTPWLLAVGVAIPLFLVFTLMTTLGLDARIGFWPTVGAAVAVVGAGIALIGLRRGRVAV is encoded by the coding sequence ATGGCACGAGAGACGTGGGGTACGCGCACGGGCTTCATCCTGGCCGCCGCGGGGAGCGCGGTCGGACTGGGGAACATCTGGCGGTTCCCCTGGATGACCGCCGAGAACGGTGGGAGTGCCTTCCTGCTCGTCTACCTGGTCGTCGTCCTCGGGGTCGGCGTCCCGGGACTGCTCGGGGAGTTCGTCATCGGCCGCCGGGCCCGCCGCAATCCCATGGGCGCGCTGGGCGACCTCTCCGGGTCGCGCCGCTGGGCCGCCGTCGGCGGCGTCTCCGCGATAACCGGCGTCGCGCTCCTCTCCTTTTACGGCGTCGTCGGCGGCTGGATCCTCCGTTACCTGCTGGTCTCGCTGACCGGCCCCGTCACGGGCGGCGCAGCCTACCTCGCCGATCCGGGCGCGTACTTCGAGGCCGTCTCCTTCGGCGTCGAGGCCGCCGCCTTCCACCTGCTCTTTCTCTCCCTCACCGGCCTGATCGTCCTCGGGGGCGTCCGCCGCGGCATCGAACTCGGGACGAAGGTGATGATGCCCGCGGTGCTCGCGCTCCTGGTCGGCATGGCCGTCTGGGTGTCGACACGCCAGGGCGCCGGCGCCGGCTACGACTTCTTTCTCGCCTTCGACCTCGGGACGATCCGGGGCGATTTCTTCTCGATCCTCGGGCCCGCCGCCGGGCAGGCGCTCTTTACCCTCTCGGTCGGCGCGGGCACCATGATCACCTACGCCTCCTACCTCGACGAGGACCGGTCGCTCCCCTTCGACGGGTCGGTCATCGCCCTCCTCAACACGGGCGTCGGCGTCCTCGCGGGCCTCGTGGTCTTTCCGCTACTCTTCTCCCAGGGGATCGATCCGGGGAGTGGCGGTCCAGGGGCGCTTTTCGTCGGCATCGCAGGCGCGTTCGCGGCCCTGCCCGGCGGCGAACTCCTCGCGATCCTGTTTTTCGGCGTCGTCGCCTTCGCCGCGCTGTCGAGTTCGATCAGCATGCTGGAGATTCCGGTCGCCGTCCTCGTCGACGAGGCGGGGTGGTCGCGGCGGCGGGCCGTCGGGGCGTTGCTGGCCCTGATCGCGACGACGGGGACGATCACCGCCCTCCGGCCCGCGCTCTTCGACTTCGTCGCCGGGACGCTGGTCGACCTCCTGCTCACCGGCGGTCTGATCGCCTTCCTCCTGTTCGCGGGGTGGGTCCTCGGCCGCGACGCGGTCGCGGAGTACGCGACCGGCGCGGGGCCGATCGCGACCCGCTTTGGCACCCCCTGGTTGCTCGCCGTCGGGGTGGCTATCCCCCTCTTTCTGGTCTTCACGCTCATGACGACCCTCGGCCTCGACGCCCGGATCGGGTTCTGGCCGACCGTGGGCGCCGCCGTCGCCGTCGTCGGCGCCGGGATCGCGTTAATCGGCCTCCGACGCGGCCGCGTGGCGGTGTGA
- a CDS encoding NADPH:quinone reductase — translation MRAVRYHEYGGPEVLRVDEVDRPEPAADEVLIEVAAAGVNPVDTYFREGGYEPFTLPMVTGVDAAGEAVSVGPDVVGIDAGDSEEPRSSGSRLEAGDAVVATGLNKDHYGTCAEYVAVPSDRVVELPAGADPVAAGGAGVAAVTAWRALIDHAGLEPAETALIHGGSGGVGHAAVQLAATTGARVVTTAAPEYHDRLEALGADAVLDYARDDLREAVEEASAGGPDVILDHRLDDYLQFDADVAAHDARIVGIGENDPAVGFTNDGAARGKDLTFQFMSMYNTPDLSRPLERVATLLGEGELDIQVARTYDLDDVAQAQRDVMSESFLGKLVVTP, via the coding sequence ATGCGCGCAGTCCGATACCACGAGTACGGCGGTCCCGAGGTACTGCGAGTCGACGAGGTCGACCGGCCCGAGCCGGCCGCGGACGAGGTCCTGATCGAGGTGGCGGCGGCGGGGGTCAACCCCGTGGACACGTACTTCCGCGAAGGGGGCTACGAGCCGTTCACCCTGCCGATGGTCACCGGCGTCGACGCCGCGGGCGAGGCCGTATCGGTCGGTCCGGACGTCGTGGGGATCGACGCCGGCGACAGCGAGGAGCCACGCTCCTCGGGAAGCCGGCTGGAAGCCGGCGACGCCGTCGTCGCCACCGGCCTGAACAAGGACCACTACGGCACCTGCGCGGAGTACGTCGCGGTGCCGAGCGACCGGGTCGTCGAACTCCCCGCCGGCGCCGACCCCGTCGCCGCCGGCGGGGCGGGGGTCGCGGCCGTGACCGCCTGGCGGGCGCTGATCGACCACGCCGGCCTCGAACCCGCCGAGACGGCGCTGATCCACGGTGGGAGCGGCGGCGTGGGCCACGCGGCCGTCCAACTCGCCGCCACGACCGGCGCGCGGGTCGTCACCACCGCCGCGCCGGAGTACCACGACCGCCTCGAAGCCCTCGGGGCCGACGCCGTCCTCGATTACGCCCGCGACGACCTGCGGGAGGCCGTCGAGGAGGCGAGCGCGGGCGGCCCGGACGTCATCCTCGATCACCGCCTCGACGACTACCTGCAGTTCGACGCGGACGTGGCCGCCCACGACGCCCGGATCGTCGGCATCGGCGAGAACGACCCCGCCGTCGGCTTCACGAACGACGGCGCCGCCCGCGGGAAGGACCTCACCTTCCAGTTCATGAGCATGTACAACACGCCGGATCTGAGTCGGCCGCTGGAACGGGTCGCGACCCTGCTCGGCGAGGGCGAACTCGACATCCAGGTGGCACGCACCTACGACCTGGACGACGTGGCCCAGGCCCAGCGGGACGTGATGTCGGAGAGCTTCCTCGGCAAGCTCGTGGTCACGCCCTGA
- a CDS encoding P-loop NTPase, with amino-acid sequence MTDGTTLTDRVEAALRTVRDPAADLSVFEAGFVENVAVADGEVTVETDLTALDGETSQGVIEAILRAVDDVDGVESVHVEQAAPSSEGRAGVEAFDRVIAVASAKGGVGKSTVATHLACALAADHDVALFDADIHGPNVPTLLDLSGPVHSSEEGDPLPVRRGGMDVMSVGLMESGTPLAWRGAMAHDALSDLFTNTAWRNEDVLVIDLPPGTGDVVLTTLQETPVDGVVVVTTPFHAAVADTARTVELFRDNEVPVLGAVINMAEYVCDCCGEANDLFAADGLGDLDAPVLAELPFTHDLQGRPEPGSVPAVIERLGDRVADAVEHAGEVDVPADAVDIRGVAPQERKERVRERFESLAPGERFVLVSDRDPTPVAGFLSRLAETPRDALDVDVRRATPTAWVLEAER; translated from the coding sequence ATGACCGACGGGACGACACTCACGGACCGAGTCGAAGCGGCGCTCCGAACGGTACGCGACCCCGCGGCGGACCTCTCCGTCTTCGAGGCGGGGTTCGTCGAGAACGTCGCCGTCGCGGACGGCGAGGTGACGGTCGAGACCGACCTGACCGCCCTCGACGGCGAGACGAGTCAGGGGGTGATCGAGGCGATCCTCCGCGCCGTGGACGACGTCGACGGCGTCGAGAGCGTCCACGTCGAGCAGGCGGCGCCGTCGAGCGAGGGACGTGCCGGCGTCGAGGCCTTCGACCGGGTGATCGCCGTCGCGAGCGCGAAAGGCGGCGTCGGCAAGTCGACGGTGGCGACCCACCTGGCCTGTGCGCTCGCGGCCGACCACGACGTCGCGCTCTTCGACGCCGACATCCACGGGCCGAACGTGCCGACCCTGCTCGATCTGAGCGGCCCCGTCCACTCCAGCGAGGAGGGCGACCCCCTGCCGGTCCGCCGCGGCGGGATGGACGTGATGAGCGTCGGTCTGATGGAGTCGGGGACGCCGCTGGCCTGGCGCGGCGCGATGGCCCACGACGCGCTCTCGGATCTCTTCACCAACACGGCGTGGCGAAACGAGGACGTCCTCGTGATCGACCTGCCGCCGGGGACGGGCGACGTCGTGCTCACGACGCTCCAGGAGACCCCCGTCGACGGCGTGGTCGTCGTCACCACGCCCTTCCACGCCGCCGTCGCCGACACCGCACGCACCGTCGAACTGTTCCGCGACAACGAGGTGCCCGTCCTGGGCGCCGTGATCAACATGGCCGAGTACGTCTGTGACTGCTGTGGCGAGGCCAACGACCTGTTCGCCGCCGACGGCCTCGGGGACCTGGACGCGCCGGTCCTCGCGGAACTCCCTTTCACCCACGACCTGCAGGGGCGCCCCGAACCGGGGTCGGTGCCCGCGGTGATCGAGCGCCTCGGCGACCGCGTCGCCGACGCCGTCGAGCACGCGGGCGAGGTCGACGTGCCCGCGGACGCCGTCGACATCCGCGGGGTGGCTCCCCAGGAGCGAAAGGAGCGGGTGCGCGAACGGTTCGAGTCGCTGGCGCCGGGCGAGCGGTTCGTCCTCGTCAGCGACCGCGATCCGACGCCAGTGGCGGGGTTCCTGAGCCGTCTCGCCGAAACGCCACGGGACGCACTCGACGTCGACGTGCGGCGCGCGACGCCGACGGCCTGGGTGCTGGAAGCGGAACGGTGA
- a CDS encoding SDR family NAD(P)-dependent oxidoreductase produces MSASFDFGDRVVLVTGVSGALGSAIATAFDDAGATVCGADIVAPDDEDSLVDPDVVDYYRGDFTDEDDVRGVVDAVIEEHGRLDHLCNVAGTWRGGDPIHETDAETFDFLLDVNLKTMFLASKHALPHLRERGGTVVSVSSRSSLSGGEGDGPYRASKAGVRLLTETIAEENAGVVRANAVMPSVIDTPMNREMMPDADHDTWVDPATIARTVLALSADATAATSGAAVPVYGEA; encoded by the coding sequence ATGTCGGCATCCTTCGACTTCGGGGATCGGGTGGTACTGGTCACGGGCGTGAGCGGTGCGCTCGGGAGCGCGATCGCGACGGCGTTCGACGACGCCGGGGCGACCGTCTGTGGGGCGGACATCGTCGCGCCGGACGACGAGGACTCGCTCGTCGATCCGGACGTGGTGGACTACTATCGGGGCGACTTCACCGACGAGGACGACGTCAGGGGCGTCGTCGACGCGGTGATCGAGGAGCACGGTCGCCTGGATCACCTCTGTAACGTCGCGGGGACGTGGCGCGGGGGCGACCCGATCCACGAGACGGACGCCGAGACGTTCGACTTCCTCCTCGACGTGAACCTGAAGACGATGTTCCTGGCGTCGAAACACGCGCTCCCGCACCTGCGAGAGCGCGGAGGGACGGTCGTGAGCGTCTCGTCGCGGTCGTCGCTCTCGGGCGGCGAGGGCGACGGCCCCTACCGCGCCTCGAAGGCGGGGGTGCGCCTCCTGACGGAGACGATCGCCGAGGAGAACGCGGGGGTCGTGCGGGCGAACGCGGTCATGCCGAGCGTCATCGACACGCCGATGAACCGCGAGATGATGCCCGACGCCGACCACGACACGTGGGTCGACCCCGCGACCATCGCGCGGACGGTGCTGGCACTCTCCGCGGACGCCACGGCGGCCACCAGCGGCGCGGCGGTCCCGGTCTACGGCGAGGCCTGA